In the genome of Candidatus Pristimantibacillus lignocellulolyticus, the window ATTAAGAAAGGTGTTCTTATACATATTTTCGCTTCCGCTAATTATGGATGAAGAAGAAAAGGCACATATCCTAGAGGAAGAAAAAAGATTGATAGAAGAACGGGAGAGGGAATTACTTAGAGAACGGAGAGAAAAAGAGCGTAAAAAAACTGAGGATTTGCTGGCTAACTCAATAAACTATTTTTACTCGAAACTAATAAAGGAATACATTTCTGCCGAGCTGGATGAAACAACAGATGAATATAAATGGGCTATGGATAAGGCAAATTGGATTCAGGATTCTAGTAAACATCCGGATGATTTGTTAACAGAAAAAGACAAAGAAGAATTACTTAACATAAAAACGACGAATAAATACTTTTTATGAAAAAAGATTAATAGTAACAGTTCAAAAATTTTTGAATGGCAGTGAAGAAATGTGATAGAGGTGAATGATTTGCTTGATTTAAGGGAATTGGTAGAGGACTTTTTCCTGTACGTACAGGTTAATGCAGTTGAAATTTATAATGAATTTAGCCTTCAGCATGAGCTGGGGATATTCCTGCGTGAAAGAATTTCAGGGTATCGGATTCAATTTGAAAGGAATGTGTCATATTTCACAACAGACACCAAAACCATTAAAAAGGAAATTGATATTACTATATTTAATGGAGAAAAATCTGAAAGGTATGCTATTGAACTAAAATGTCCATTAAATGACCAGTATCCAGAGCAGATGTATTCATTCGTGAAGGATATTAAATTCATGGAAGAACTTAAAAGTCGGGGATTTACTAAAACAGCTACTGTTACCCTTGTCTCAAATAGGCCTTTCTATGAAGGCCGCAACAATGAGGGCATTTATAGGTTTTTCAGAGAAGAACATTCAGTTTATGGTAGTATTTTCAAACCAACAGGTGTAGGAAAAAATGAAGATTGCATTACCCTATCAGGTAGATATAATTTTATCTGGAAGAACTTAAGCGAGGGGCGTAAATATTACATAATTGAGATTTGAAGTAGTTAGGGGGGATTTAAGGATGGCTCTACTTCAAGATGAATTAAAAATAAAAAAGATTCATGAATTACTTAAAATGAAGTTAGCCTTACCATCATATCAACGTCCATATAGTTGGAGTGTGAAATCTACAAATACGCTTTTTCTTGATACTTTTAACGCTTATCAAGAAAGTGTACAAGAATATAGGATTGGCTCTGTAATTTTACATAAGGACAATGGAAGATACAACGTTGTGGATGGCCAACAGCGACTTACAACCCTTTCGATTCTTCTATACTGTTTAGGTTATGAGGATCAGGGGCTGTTACGAGAAAAATATAGTCAACTATCTAATGATGCAATAGTGACTAATTTTAGTATTTTATCTAAGCGGATAAATGAACTTTCGGAAGATGTACAAAGCAAATACAAAGAATATCTACTCGAACATTGTAGTGCAGTTCAAATTGTCACAGATAGCGAGCAAGAAGCTTTTCAGTTCTTTGATTCACAAAATTCCCGTGGCAAAGAGTTAAAACCACATGATTTGTTGAAATCATACCATTTGCGAGAAATGAATAGTGAAGATGAGAACCAAAAAGTGAAAATCATAAATAGCTGGGAAAACATAAACCAAGATAATTTAGAAGATTTATTTAAAAGCTATTTGTACCCGCTGACTCAATGGTATAAGGGGAAAGAAGGATTAGGTTATTCTTCAAGTAAGATAGATTCATTCAAAGGAATTAAGGGAGCAAATATCTACAATTATGCAATTTACCATAAAGCAAGTAATCTATATGTAGAACAATTTAATACTAATGGTAGTAATGAATTGCTTTCCTCAAAATTATTAAATCAATTTCAATTGACACAACCCTTGATAGCTGGGAAACGATTCTTTAATTACACTCTTAATTACGGAAAATTATTAGAAAAAATACAAAAACAAATTAATCACTTTCATGACCATGATCAAATTCCAAGCAAGCGTTCTGGTGATATTTACATTAAGCAGTTGTATGAATGCTCGTTATTATTCTTTGCGGATAGGTTTGGTCTGGAGAGCTTAACCCAATCTGTGATGCAGCAACTTTATTCATGGAGTTATTCATTACGATTGGCAATGAATGCGGTGTATCCGCAGACTATCAATAAATATGCAAAAGGTCTGCATGAACGAGCAAACTTTGGGATTGATATGTTTTCGGCAATTAGCGAAATGGAGGATCCAGAAGGATTGAAGTTGCTTGCACTTAAACAGCCAGATATTGATGACAATAATCAAGAAAAATATAAAGCAGTGTATGAATTGCTTTGTGAATGGAATGGGTGGTAGGAGATGACTAGTGATTTAAAAATAATACCGGCATCACATGTTTTCGAAAACATCAATTATCTTGTGCCGATTTATCAACGTAATTATGCTTGGACTGAAACGCAAATAGAACAATTGATTGAGGATATTGAAAGCTCTATTGATGATTCTAATAAAAACTACTTCTTAGGGAATTTGATTGTCAATCAAACAGATAACAATGTTTACGAAGTGATTGATGGGCAGCAGCGATTAACAACTTTATATCTTCTTGAGAAGTATTTGGGGCTTGCATTTGCGAAAGAAGCATTGCGATTTGAGGCACGTGAAAAATCAAATCGTACCCTTTCTTATATCAGCGATAGCAGTAATCCAGATTTAATTGAAGAATTATCATCACCAGAAATCTTGTATGGTTTTCAAATCGTTGATAACTACTTCAAGAATAAAAATATCGATAAAAGTAGCTTTGTTCAAAAGTTGAATCGAGTTTTTCTTATTCGGGTCCAAGTCCCGCAGAACATTGATTTAAACCATTACTTTGAAATAATGAATACCCGTGGAGAGCAATTGGAACTTCATGAAATCGCTAAAGCTAAGTTGTTGGAAGTACTGGAAAATGATCATGACAAAAATATAGCATCGCTGATTTGGGAAAAATGTTCTGATATGAATTCGTATGTTCAGATGAATTTTGATGTGAATGTGCGAAGAAATATCTTTACTAAGAACTGGAGCAGTCTATGTCAATCAATTAAGGGCTTTGATTCGATAAAAAGAGAAATTTCGATAGTGGATAAATCAGTAGATAAAAAATCTTTGATTGATATCTTGAGAGATAATAAAATGCTTAATATAACAATCACACAATCGGAAGATGAGAATGAACGTTTTGAATCAACTATTTCATTTCCAAACTTCTTACTACAAGTCAATGCTGTCATGAGAAAACTCGGAGAAGAAGATGCAAGCCTTGATGACAAACACTTCCTTAATAATCTATCTTGGGCATGGTCAACACCCGAAAAAGCCAAGGATTTCTTGTTCCACCTATTGAAGTGTCGGGTGCTATTTGACAAGTATGTGTTAAAACGTGAGTTTGCTAGGGATTATAAAGAAACGGGTAAATGGTCCCTGCAACGTTTAGAAAAATATCGTGATAAAAAGAAAAATAGTGATAAACCTAAATACGTTGGTACATTTGGGGATGAAGGTAATGATAATAAGAAACTAAGAACGCTTCAATCTTGTTTACGTATTACTTATACATCACCTAAAACAATGCACTGGATTACGGTTATTTTATCTAACTTGTTAGAAAACGAAGGAACTGACATTATTGCCTTGTTAGAGAACTATTGTCATAAGAAGGTTGTTGATTCTGATTACCAAAACGTGAGTGGCTTTGGAGTTGAACGAATTGTATTTTCATATCTTGATTATTTAATTTATCGAGATGGTTATTCATATAATGAGAAGGAAATCCTATCACCACTTCAAGATGATTGGCAATTTCAATTTAGAAGCTCCATCGAGCATTTTCAACCGCAAAATCCGGTGGAAGGAGAACGTTGGAAACAAGACGACTTGAACGGATTCGGTAATTTAGCGTTGATAACAGTTTCAGGGAACTCTAAGTTTTCTAACTTGCCACCGGGTGGAAAAATCAATTCATATCCGAGTATCATCAATCAAAGTTTGAAATTGAAAGTCATGGAAAAAATGACAAGACTAGGTGATGGGAAGTGGACAGAAGAAAAGTCAAGTATTCATAAAGATGAAATGTTCGACATTTTGAAAAATAAAGGGTAGAACACTTCAGATAATTAGAAGTAATAAATGGATATGTTTGCAAGAACCTCTAAAACGAGAAACTATCCGAAACACAGGAAATTGCTGAACTTCTTAAGTTTAAGACATGGGGTTAATAAAAAACATACTTGAGATAAGGAGAAAAAGTTTATGACAAAGCATATGGTTACTGAGAATGAGGTTAAGAAAGCACTAGATATCGACAGCTTCAGAAATATGTCTAAAGACAAAATCATGGAGTTCGTTTCTGCAATTCCGAATATGGATAAAGATGTTGCAATTAAAATTATTTAACAGTTTCCTGCTTACACTGAATCAGCAAATAATATGCTTGCTCAGTTAAATACCATGTGCAATAACGCAATGAAGGAAAATGGCGAAAGCCAGAAGGAAGCAATTGAGGCATATAAGAAAATACTAAATGACCTTGGTGAGCTCTTAAAAAAGGACACAATTACTGCTGAAGAAAGAGTACAAATAACTGAACAGATGATCACTGTTGCAGATCGTATTTCAGCAAAGGATACTGAAAACAAGGATTTTCTTAATGGAATAATTAAGTATGGAGTTCCTATCATAGGAGGTGCGCTTGTATTGGGGGCTACAATCTTAGGTGTGAATGTTAAGGGCACTAAGATTCCGGCCTTGAAAAAATAGCAGTAGATATGCTTCCGAGAACTATAGAATTGTTGATATGTTTCCGTCTACCGATAATGAGATAAACGCAGTGGTTATGTTTCCGAGAACGGACACACTCAAATGACATTCATTCTATCCTCTCGAGCCATGTGGAGTGTGTGGCTTTGCTAACATTGGAGGGGCAGGATTAATTCCTACGCTCCTTGCTTAAGATATGGATATATCCGCTCATCCTCAATATTGAGGTGTAGCAAATGCTTTACTTGCTTTTCGAAGACTTGGATGTTTGTGTCCAGGTCTTTTTCTTTTTTAACTTGCGTTTTTTTTGTTTTGTTTTTTCGAAGAGGCGCGTTCCAGTATACAACTCTTTGTCTATCAATTATTTGTTCTGTTCTTTTGGCTCAGCCTTACTTATAATGTCTTCAGCTAGTTTATTTTTATATTTCCTGTATTTTCGTTCTAAATAGATCATAGCGTCTTGATATAAGATAAAGTCGAAAAGCCGCATCAAACAGTCATACTGTTCATGTGGCTTTTCATCGTATGAAATTCAAGTAGAAGGAGTATGGGGACTTAAGCTCAAATTCGCAAAATCTTTAATGGACTGTCAGGTTTAAAGCACAGTGCAGCGAAAATTGCGCTCATGCCGTCTAATAAGTGGAGGTGATAATTCAGTGAAGCTGGCCGGCTCGAATAACAAGGAAAATTTCCCTAAAGATCCCTCTCAAGCTCTAGAGCAGCTGATGGAAAGCTTTGGCTCCACGATCATGCGCACCGCTTATTTTTATACAGGAGATCGGCATTTTGCCGAGGATATCAGTCAGGAGGTATTTCTTCGCGCTTATCGCAACTGGAACTCGTTTCGTGGAGATAGCGCGGTTAAAACCTGGTTGACGACGATCGCTATCAACGTTTGCAGAGACAAGATGGGCGTGCGGATGTTTACGGAACAGCCGACCGATCCAAGCCTGATGGAGCGGGAACGGATATTCAACGTGGAAGAAGAAGCGCTTAAAAGATTGCAGAAAAGCGAGATTTTGCAGCATATGCTGCGTCTGCCTCTGCCGTATCAGGAGGCTTTGTATTTATATTATTATCTGGACTTAAACACTCGGGAAATTGCGAAAGCGACGTCGTCGCCCGAAGGTACCGTGAGAAACAGACTGCACCGGGCGCGCGAGGCGTTGGCTCGGGAAATGCGCAAGGAGGAGACAACTGATGACGGACATGGAGCGTAATTTACGTCAAAATTTGCAAAAGGAGATGGATGATATGTTGTTTTCTACAATGGATTTAAGCGATAGCGATAAACAGAAGATCAGGAAACAAGCCGCAACGGAGCAGAGAAGCCGCCGCCGATTCGTTCTTCCGAAAGCCTGGCTTGGAGGAGCGGCAGCTCTGGTCGCGGCAGTCGTCATAGTGACGCGATTGCCGATGCTGCAAGATCCCGCCACAGTCCCAACTCCAACGGAAAATTCGTCGGTAATCGTGCAGCCCGGAAACGGAGGAGCTGCAGGTTCGGAGTTGTCCCAATTGATTACAACTCCATTCGGAACGGTGGAGGAAGCGAAAGCAGCTTTCGGTTCCGGTGTGCTTGTTCCTCAAGTTGCCCCGGAAGGCTTCGAGCTAGCTGAGATCGTCGGCGTGGGAATGAAGGACCAACCACTCAGAGATTTAAACTTCACATACAGCTTAGGTGATAAGACGGTGACGTTCAGCGCGAGCCGCATGCCGACGGCGTCCCCGACGGACCTGTTCACACAGACCAAAGTGGGCGGTGCGGACGGTATTATTTTCGAGCAAGCCGAGTTCACGGAGCTGTTCTGGGTGGTTGACGGCATTCAGTATGGCGTGTCCGGTCCGATTTCGGGCGATGAAGCCATGAAGGTAGCCGAATCGGTTGAGCCTTAATGAGTTGATGTGGGTATGTTGGTATGGAACGACTAATAGCTGAGAAGTGTTGGAGAGAAAAAGTTAAAGAGGGGCTGCAGCCCCTCTTTTTTGTTTCTTTAAGATGATATGTAATTTAATAAAAGATTCTCTTGCAGAAATTAACTTATGAATGGAGTTAGTTAGTGTTTTTTCTTATAAAGTATTCTCGGGCATCTGTTTGCACCTTTTCAGGTAAAGTATGAGCGAGTTCCTTATTTAACCATGCAAGTGTTTTATTACGAAGGAACTTACGCATATATTCTTCTGCTTCAAGCATCGTTATATTAATCGTACAAGTAGGATTGCCGGAAGTACAGGTACAGGAAGACCAATCTTTATCTGAATACATAAGATTAGTTTTTAATATATTTTTACATTGAAAAATTGGTTTTACTCCTTCAACTGCTTCTATTACATCCCAAAAAGAAATCTCTTCGGGAGACTTAGCTAATTTATAACCACCCTTTACCCCAGGTGTAGAACTTACAATACCTGCCTTAGACAATTTACCTAGAACTTTCGAAAGATACGTTTCTGAGAGTCCTTGAAATTCTGAAAGGTCTTTTATTCCAATGCTTTCCTCTTCAGGTATGTCTATTAAATAGACTAGGCTATGCAAAGCATATTCAACCATAACACTATACTGCATATGAAAAATCACCTACTTTCATCTTATAAAGACTTTAATAAAAATAGTATAGCACCTATTTCCTTTTTGCAAATTTACATAGATTACAACTCGAATTAGTTTGACATAAAAATGGGGGTGATGTATTATGGATTAAGTTAATCGACGATTAAGTTAATCCATAATACAACGGGAATAAATTCATTTAGGAGGATAACATCCATGAGTAAACTACTAATCATAAATGCACATCCAGAATCTGATTCTAAAACCTCAGCAAGTCTGAATGTATTTAATTATTTTTTGAAAGTATATAAAGAGAAGCACCCAAGTGATGAAGTTATTGATCAAATAAATCTATACGACGATGAAGTACCCATGTTAGATAAAACAGTCTTAAGTGCATGGAAGAAACAAACAAAAGGTGAACAATTAACGAGTCAAGAAAAAGAACTAACTGATCGCATGAATGAGATATTAAAGCAATTCAAAAGTGCTAATAAGTATGTAATTGTTTATCCTTTGCATAACTTTAATATTCCTTCAAAACTAAAGGATTATATGGATAATATTATGATTGCAAGGGAAACGTTTAAGTATACCGATACTGGTTCAGTCGGCCTTCTTAAAGATGGAAGAAGTATCGTTGCTATTCAAGCTAGTGGTGCAATTTACACCAATAATGACTGGTATACCGAAGTGGAATACTCACATAAGTATCTTAAGTCGATGTTTAATTTCTTTGGTATTGAGGATTATGAAATTGTTCGAATACAAGGGACTTCTATATTGGATAAAGACGAAGTATTACAAAAGGGATATAAAGAGGCGGAGGAATCCGCTTCTAAATTAGCATTGAAATAAGTTAGCGAAGATTTTTTCAGTGACCGACACCCAACCCGTGTGGAGTGTGTGAGAAGTTACTCTTGCCCACAGAATTGCCACATAATCATCATATACACCAAACCAGTCTTGATATACATCAGGCTGGTTTTTTTTGTTTTTCTGTACTTATCTAATTGGAAAAAAGGTTGAACACAAAAAAGTAGTAAAGAATTTCATACTTATGAACAAATGGTGAACTTAGTATGATGTAATCAGAACCAACAAATACAGAAGAGATAAAGGTGAGGATGCATGATAAACAAACCGACAACTAAGTTCGGGCAACTAGTCGATAAGATTGATGGAAGGGTTTTCTTACTTATATCCCTTATGCTAGGGCTTTTAACTTGGCAACTCGTATCGATGACAAGTGCAGGTGCAGTATTTGCTGGGCCAGTTGAAACGTTTAATGCTTTTATTAAGGAGCTTTCCAATGGGAAATTGCTTGAGCACACGTACGTAAGCTTGTATCGTGTATTAGGAGGATTTATTTTAGCGTTAATTATAGCTATTCCGGTAGCATTCCTGATGGGTTGGTACAAAATATGCCGCATGATTGTAGAACCGTGGATTCAATTTTTGAGAACGATTCCACCAATCGCTTATATCCCTCTAGTAATAGTAGCTCAAGGCGTTGGCGAAAGCGCCAAAATAACTGTAATCTTTGTTGCATCGTTTCTAGTCATGGTCGTATCGATCTATCAAGGGGTTCGCAACGTTGACGTTACTTTGATTAAAGCGTCTCGTGTACTTGGAGCAAGGGATCGAGATATCTTTTTCAGAGTCATTATTCCAGCTTCATTTCCGTTTATTCTAGTTGCGTTGCGTCTAGGTCTTAGTGCAGCATTAACGACTCTTATCGCGGCAGAGCTTACTGGAGCTCAGGTTGGCCTTGGTCAAATGATTCAGGAAGCAAGCCTGTACTTTAGAATGGAAATCGTTATTTTAGGAATTGTCGTTATTGGAATACTTGGTTTTATTTTAGATAAAACACTACTTTATTTAGAAAGGAAGCTGGCAGGATGGCAGGAAGTGCGGAGCGTATAATACTAAGTCAACCAAAGGTCATTGTCGATAAAGTAAGAAAGGTTTATCAATCTAGTCGTGGCGAGGTTATTGCGCTTAATGATACAAATCTTACGATTCATAACAATGAATTTATATGTGTGGTTGGCCCGTCCGGATGCGGAAAAACAACTTTACTTAATATATTGGCGGGGTTAGATGATCCAACTTCAGGGGAAGTCAGAATTGACGGTAAGTTAGTTCATGGACCTAGCAACGAACGCGGGGTCGTATTCCAGCAATATGCCCTTTTCCCATGGTTAACAGTGAAACAAAACGTTGAGTTTGGTTTGAAACTGAAAAAAATGGGTAAAGGCGAGCGTAAGTCGATTGCGGAGAAATATATAGAAACTGTAGGACTTAAAGATTTTGCAAATGCATTCCCAAAGGAATTGTCAGGTGGTATGAAGCAGCGTGTTGCTATTGCAAGAGCTTATGCGGTTAATCCAAAACTACTGTTGCTTGATGAGCCGTTTGGCGCATTGGATGCGCAGACGCGGACACAGCTCCAGGTTGAACTTCTCAAAACATGGGAGCAGGAGCAAAAAACATGCTTCTTCATTACTCATGATGTAGAGGAAGCAGTGCTGTTGGCAAGTAGGGTTGTCGTAATGAGCGCCCGACCAGGACGCATCAAAACGATTATTGATATTGATCTTAAGCATCCACGGACACAGGAAACACGCATGTCCAAGGAGTTTAACGATATAAAGAATGAAATTTGGAGCCAGGTGTATGAAGAGTATTTGGAAGCCAAAAAATAATCGGAATGAGGGATCGTTTTGAAAAAGTGGGTCACTATGATGTTGGCAGTAATTCTTGTGTTTACAGTAGCCGCATGCGGCAAAGCAAATGATGGATCAAGTAAACCGGAAGATGGTACTTCTTCAACAGTAAAGATGGATAAACTGCGCATTGCTTATCATCCCAATATGGGAGGCTCATCAGCCATTATTACAGGTATTAAGAAAGACTTTTTCAAAGAGCAAAATTTAGAAATTGAGCTTGTAAAGTTTACTAGTGGCCCGACGGAAGTAGCTGCAATGGTTTCTGGAGATATTGATTTGGGCTATGTTGGACATGGTGCTCATTTTCTAGCAGTAGAAGGAAAAGTGAAAATTATCTCGCTCGATGTATTGAGTAAGGCTGAAGAGTTAATGGTTCGCACTGGCTCAGATATTAAGTCTGTGAAAGATTTGAAGGGCAAAACCGTGGCGACACAGCTTGGAACATCCGGTGATATTGTACTTGATTTGGCATTGAAAAAAGAAAATATGACACGCGATGATGTGAAGCTTATTAATATGGATATGGCAGGTGCAGTTTCTGCTTTTATCGCTAATAAGGTTGATGCGGTTATTGTATGGGCTCCTTATTCCACAGAAATTAAAAAGGCAGTGGGCAAGGACGATATTACCGTTCTGGCAAACAGCGCAAGCTTCAGCGACGAATTTGTCTTCCCAGCTAGCTGGGTAGTTACACCAGAATATTTGAGTGAAAATGAAGATAAAGTTGTCCGTTTCTTAAAAGCGTTGCATAAAGCGATGGATTATCGTCTTGATAATTTGGATGAGGTCGTTTCATTTGTAGCTGAGCTA includes:
- a CDS encoding DUF262 domain-containing protein, with protein sequence MALLQDELKIKKIHELLKMKLALPSYQRPYSWSVKSTNTLFLDTFNAYQESVQEYRIGSVILHKDNGRYNVVDGQQRLTTLSILLYCLGYEDQGLLREKYSQLSNDAIVTNFSILSKRINELSEDVQSKYKEYLLEHCSAVQIVTDSEQEAFQFFDSQNSRGKELKPHDLLKSYHLREMNSEDENQKVKIINSWENINQDNLEDLFKSYLYPLTQWYKGKEGLGYSSSKIDSFKGIKGANIYNYAIYHKASNLYVEQFNTNGSNELLSSKLLNQFQLTQPLIAGKRFFNYTLNYGKLLEKIQKQINHFHDHDQIPSKRSGDIYIKQLYECSLLFFADRFGLESLTQSVMQQLYSWSYSLRLAMNAVYPQTINKYAKGLHERANFGIDMFSAISEMEDPEGLKLLALKQPDIDDNNQEKYKAVYELLCEWNGW
- a CDS encoding sigma-70 family RNA polymerase sigma factor, with protein sequence MKLAGSNNKENFPKDPSQALEQLMESFGSTIMRTAYFYTGDRHFAEDISQEVFLRAYRNWNSFRGDSAVKTWLTTIAINVCRDKMGVRMFTEQPTDPSLMERERIFNVEEEALKRLQKSEILQHMLRLPLPYQEALYLYYYLDLNTREIAKATSSPEGTVRNRLHRAREALAREMRKEETTDDGHGA
- a CDS encoding ABC transporter permease, with product MINKPTTKFGQLVDKIDGRVFLLISLMLGLLTWQLVSMTSAGAVFAGPVETFNAFIKELSNGKLLEHTYVSLYRVLGGFILALIIAIPVAFLMGWYKICRMIVEPWIQFLRTIPPIAYIPLVIVAQGVGESAKITVIFVASFLVMVVSIYQGVRNVDVTLIKASRVLGARDRDIFFRVIIPASFPFILVALRLGLSAALTTLIAAELTGAQVGLGQMIQEASLYFRMEIVILGIVVIGILGFILDKTLLYLERKLAGWQEVRSV
- a CDS encoding Rrf2 family transcriptional regulator, yielding MQYSVMVEYALHSLVYLIDIPEEESIGIKDLSEFQGLSETYLSKVLGKLSKAGIVSSTPGVKGGYKLAKSPEEISFWDVIEAVEGVKPIFQCKNILKTNLMYSDKDWSSCTCTSGNPTCTINITMLEAEEYMRKFLRNKTLAWLNKELAHTLPEKVQTDAREYFIRKNTN
- a CDS encoding DUF4367 domain-containing protein, encoding MTDMERNLRQNLQKEMDDMLFSTMDLSDSDKQKIRKQAATEQRSRRRFVLPKAWLGGAAALVAAVVIVTRLPMLQDPATVPTPTENSSVIVQPGNGGAAGSELSQLITTPFGTVEEAKAAFGSGVLVPQVAPEGFELAEIVGVGMKDQPLRDLNFTYSLGDKTVTFSASRMPTASPTDLFTQTKVGGADGIIFEQAEFTELFWVVDGIQYGVSGPISGDEAMKVAESVEP
- a CDS encoding aliphatic sulfonate ABC transporter substrate-binding protein → MKKWVTMMLAVILVFTVAACGKANDGSSKPEDGTSSTVKMDKLRIAYHPNMGGSSAIITGIKKDFFKEQNLEIELVKFTSGPTEVAAMVSGDIDLGYVGHGAHFLAVEGKVKIISLDVLSKAEELMVRTGSDIKSVKDLKGKTVATQLGTSGDIVLDLALKKENMTRDDVKLINMDMAGAVSAFIANKVDAVIVWAPYSTEIKKAVGKDDITVLANSASFSDEFVFPASWVVTPEYLSENEDKVVRFLKALHKAMDYRLDNLDEVVSFVAELNDTPKESVEQEVETGVWLQGKEVQKLFEDGTAKKWYEQQQKLFIDSGKLEKGAPVEDYVTFDLMKKVIE
- a CDS encoding NAD(P)H-dependent oxidoreductase — encoded protein: MSKLLIINAHPESDSKTSASLNVFNYFLKVYKEKHPSDEVIDQINLYDDEVPMLDKTVLSAWKKQTKGEQLTSQEKELTDRMNEILKQFKSANKYVIVYPLHNFNIPSKLKDYMDNIMIARETFKYTDTGSVGLLKDGRSIVAIQASGAIYTNNDWYTEVEYSHKYLKSMFNFFGIEDYEIVRIQGTSILDKDEVLQKGYKEAEESASKLALK
- a CDS encoding ABC transporter ATP-binding protein, whose product is MAGSAERIILSQPKVIVDKVRKVYQSSRGEVIALNDTNLTIHNNEFICVVGPSGCGKTTLLNILAGLDDPTSGEVRIDGKLVHGPSNERGVVFQQYALFPWLTVKQNVEFGLKLKKMGKGERKSIAEKYIETVGLKDFANAFPKELSGGMKQRVAIARAYAVNPKLLLLDEPFGALDAQTRTQLQVELLKTWEQEQKTCFFITHDVEEAVLLASRVVVMSARPGRIKTIIDIDLKHPRTQETRMSKEFNDIKNEIWSQVYEEYLEAKK
- a CDS encoding DUF262 domain-containing HNH endonuclease family protein, producing the protein MTSDLKIIPASHVFENINYLVPIYQRNYAWTETQIEQLIEDIESSIDDSNKNYFLGNLIVNQTDNNVYEVIDGQQRLTTLYLLEKYLGLAFAKEALRFEAREKSNRTLSYISDSSNPDLIEELSSPEILYGFQIVDNYFKNKNIDKSSFVQKLNRVFLIRVQVPQNIDLNHYFEIMNTRGEQLELHEIAKAKLLEVLENDHDKNIASLIWEKCSDMNSYVQMNFDVNVRRNIFTKNWSSLCQSIKGFDSIKREISIVDKSVDKKSLIDILRDNKMLNITITQSEDENERFESTISFPNFLLQVNAVMRKLGEEDASLDDKHFLNNLSWAWSTPEKAKDFLFHLLKCRVLFDKYVLKREFARDYKETGKWSLQRLEKYRDKKKNSDKPKYVGTFGDEGNDNKKLRTLQSCLRITYTSPKTMHWITVILSNLLENEGTDIIALLENYCHKKVVDSDYQNVSGFGVERIVFSYLDYLIYRDGYSYNEKEILSPLQDDWQFQFRSSIEHFQPQNPVEGERWKQDDLNGFGNLALITVSGNSKFSNLPPGGKINSYPSIINQSLKLKVMEKMTRLGDGKWTEEKSSIHKDEMFDILKNKG